DNA from Phragmites australis chromosome 16, lpPhrAust1.1, whole genome shotgun sequence:
AGTGTCCTTCTGCTCCTTCCTCCAAACTGTCCAAGTGTCCGTTGCCATCGTCCATGGACATGCCACAACCGACGTGCGCAAGCAACGGCGATGGCAAGCCACACGTGCTTGTCGTGCCGTACCCGGCGCAGGGACACATGCTCCCGCTCCTCGACCTCGCGGCGCTGCTCGCCGCGCGGGGGCTCGCGATCACCGTCGCCGTCACGGCCGGGAACGCCCCGCTCCTCGCGCCGCTCCTCGCGGCCTGGCCGTCCGTGGGCACTGTCACTCTGCCTTTCCCGTCCTCGCCCCTCCTCCCGGTCGGGTGCGGCGAGAACACCAAGGACCTCCCAGGCCACCTCTTCCGGCCGTTTATGGCCTCCCTCGCCGCCCTCCGCGCGCCGCTCCTCTCTTGGTGCAACGCCCAGAGCCGCCGCGTCACGGTCATCGTCTCCGAATTGTTCACGGGGTGGACGCAGCCGCTCGCCGCGGAGCTCGGCGTGCCGCACGTGACGTTCTCGTCTGCAGGCGTGCTCTACCTCGCCTTGTCGCACTCCCTCTGGCGCCATGTGCCGAGGAGGCGCCGCCccgacgacgatgacgaggcGGTCACATTCCCGGAGATTCCCGGATCGCCTAGCTTCCCGTGGCGCCAGTTGTCGGGGCTGTTCCGTCAGCACGTGGCCGGCGATGAGGTATCCGAGGCGATCCGCCAGTTCTTCCTGTGGAACCTGGACAGCGCGTACTTCGTCGCCAACTCGTTCTCGGCGCTCGAGGCCGCCTACGTGGAGCGCTCGCTCCCCGATCTGATGGCCAAGCGAGTGTTCGCTGTGGGTCCGCTGTCCGACGCCGTAGGCCCCTGCAGCGACCGTGGCGGAAAATCCGCTGTGCCACGGGCGAACGTGGCCTCCTGGCTCAACGCGTTCGGCGACGGATCCGTCGTGTACATCAGCTTCGGGACGCAGCACGCGCTGTCACCGGCGCAGGCAGCGTGCGTGGCCGACGCGCTGGCGAAGAGCTCGGCGGCGTTCGTGTGGGTGGTGAGGAGCGGCACCGCTGTGCCGGACGGATTCGAGGCGGCGACGGCCTCGCGCGGCATGGTCATTCGCGGGTGGGCGCCGCAGGTGGAGATCCTGCGCCACAGGGCTGTAGGGTGGTTCTTAACGCACTGCGGTTGGAATTCCGTACTCgaggccgcggccgccggcgtTGCGATGCTCACGTGGCCGATGGGCGCCGACCAGTTCACGAACGCATTTCTGTTGGCGGAGGCCGGCGTGGCCGTGCCAGTGGCAGAGGGCGCCGAAACCGTGCCCGACGCTGGACAGGTGGCGAACGCGATCGCTAAGGCGATCGGGAAGGAGGGGAAGCCTGTGAGGGAGCGCGCGGTGGAGCTCGGCctgaaggcggcggcggcggtggcgaaggGCGGGAGCTCGCGCAGCGACTTGGAAGACTTGGTGCGCATGCTCACTATGGTAGTCTAGTGCGTGGTCTTTTACTGGGGTCATTGTCTTATTGGCAATTCTGCACATTTCAATCCATGTGACAGGTCAGTTCTTTTTTGGAACTTCAGATGAGGATTGGACCAAGATTTGTTTTCCAGACCAAATGTACCCATAAATTAGAGGGAAATATTGAAGTCACATTTGTCGTGCAACGTTTGAAAAACGTCCCATTACTTATTCTGTGGCATTTAGAGACGCAAAAATTACACATAGAGAAATGATATAAATTTATAGGTTCACATGCCTCGTATGCCAGCTATGAGTAAGTTCAGGTTTCACGCCCATGTAAATTTTCAAGGAGAAAAGGGCAGACGTAAGTTTAATAATGCAGACATACAATTGTGCAATAGTTTACACACCATCTATTGGAGAGTTTCCTCAGTCGACCGAAGTAGCTCGCGGTTTCAGTCGACGACCATTGCAAGAGCCCACCTGCGAAACTAGGGTTTGGTGTGCTGAGCCGCGGGTGGCAAGAGGGGGTGGGCAGTGCCAGCATTGAGGGAGACTAAGCGATGGGTTGTCGAAGATGGATTAGCGCGATGACGGGGTGGTAGCGGCGGACCTGACAgggagatggagaaggagaaggagatctCACACAGGGAAGAAGAAACTGTCGGCTTTGTCTGAGGTTCCTCCTACGGCTgagattgattgattgattgattccccccccccccctccaggCAAGTCCTCTGTCTATTTACCCTTGTCATGTCTCAAAAACGGGATTTTGTTATTATCGTTTTTGCGTGGAGATAGATCGCACCGTAGCCTTTCGTAGCTGACAATTTTTCAACAGATTTTAAATCCTTTACGTATGAGTTTTCAAAGAATTTACACGGTCTTCTAGAAAAGGTTACCGCTAGTCTTGCCGTGATATGGTCCTGATTCGTCAGAGAAAAAACGAAGACCGTGGCCACCGCCCACCAGGGTCAGTGCCAACGACGTAGACCTTGAACCCCTGGTACATGGCAGCGTCGTGCCACTGGTCGATCCGAGCACGACCGGCGGCAACCTTGGACTCTAGAAGCAAGCAAGGAGAGCGATCGCGATTACCTCGCCACCTTCGCTCTTTTGCAAGTGGAGCATGCTAAAGCTAACCACGACTGACTATCCCCGTTGGGTCATGCTATTTTCCACGGTTAGGCGGCGTCCACTAATTCCGCGCGCAACCGCATCCCTCGGTAAGCAAGCAAAGCACATTTTGACGGTGCACCGATGGGTGCTTGGTAAAGCTGGGCGGAGACCGAAAGACACGGGTGGTCCGGCAGGCTTCGCCGTCCAGAGGTCGAGATGCACAGGGCATGCAACTCAGATGACAAGGcgtctctctctcacacacgcACACTGTGTCTCTGAACAAGTGATGCACTCCTGTTTCCGGGATCTGGACAAACGATGGAAGGAATATGCTGGTCGGCGCAGCGGCTGGGAGTGCTCTTCCAGAGGTGGCGGTCTGATGACGCGGCGGAGGCGAATGCGCGAGATGAGAAGAGCACGAGTGCACGACCCGTGGAGCGCCAAGTCTTCGGCGAGAAGAGCGTCGGGGACGATGGCCGTGGGGGGCTCGTGGTTGGACCGAGCCCACGGGCCACGCAAAAGGAGCGGGCGCGCGGAGAACGAACGGGAGAAGGGAGGGAGACCGGCGAACGCAGAGCGCGATCGGGCAGGTGCACTGCGCCCCGGCGGCGGGGGAAAACTCGGGCCGTTTTGTGGCCACAGCGCGGCGGATTTCTAAAGTGCGCGgggggaattttttttatatatatttcaaatatttcaatATTACAtgcatatttaaaaaataatgagatCTGCAATATTGTCACCCGTTTAGCATACGAGAAGTTGTGAGTCTCGGCTGCCAACGAATTTAATAACCGTAGAGAAAAATATCTCACTCGTTCAGTGGACGAGAACTTGATCTTTCCCGTCGAACGAACGATGCCTTCATCTCGTTTGTATAACGGACGACATATTTGTATCGTCCACCTTCCGGGCGACATATTCAATTTAATTCAactacaaaaatatatgtatagttagtttttttaattagattttgtattcagtaaattgaaaaatatttcaCATTCATTCAGCGAAAAATGATAGCTATGCATACAGTTATAAAAAACGGTTCATTTTATCCTTAATTTTAGTTGGATATTATTTTatctatatttctttatttagttggtgtaaaagtgtgtgaatttttttatgaagtgattttgtgataatacaaaatctaatttgtcgaacaatagtagttatgaagcGCAAATATCATATAATCCGACACGGagtttacatacgctgataaacattacatgggacatagATTTTTTCATCGCTACGTGAATGAACCATAAtcataaagagatgacaacaaacattgacatatattgtatGCCTAACGattaacctaatagcgtgccgctactaaacctaacatgccttagtgaATAAAAATAGGTCGGGTACAATAGATgatctctactgagtgcacctaggatatttgttCTTTCTCGGGGCATCGGGGCCCTCCGCCTTAGCGCGGCAGATCCTCTCACGCTTCATTTCCCTCTCTGTTTTGCGTGCTTCAGCCGCGGCACGCTGCTCCGCTGCATTCCTTATgcactcctcctcctgacgctttaGCTGTAGGttctcctgttgttgctcgtactcctggcgttcgtaagcttccctcctccaccgtatcTCTATATCAACTCACCACTTCTGGTGCTTATTTTGCTCCATACAACTGTTCCATGAAATCACAGAttggtggaggagactggataaatgaaacaagaggggagattagtaagataatgcatgaaatcatatataAAGTggcacatgagtgatctatatcgttataccggtgggtactcatacgatcCATTTTAAGACGGGATGTACTGGTAGTTggtacatatgaagaagcgtctGCCATAGATGTAGGAGATGTCATGGaactcacgaagcctacaaggatcAACATAGAAGCACATCGACGGTTTGACCCCTTGGGATAAAAATCCCATAATATTCtttgggtgggcttggtagagttaaggaagacattgcagttgagagagctgagaaatgAGTAGTCTATCCATTGTTGAgagtggggttatttatggtggctgagCGCTGATGCATAGACTGAGTGCATGGACATGGCTAGGGCTGAAGTATGGGATTCCCTGTAAAAGCTGGAAAAGTTGTAGCATTGATACTTGACAGAGATTTCttgtgaaagttgttgcttggtgtgatcATTTTATTTTACAATAGTTCTACAAGGAGTTATTATTGCCTCTATATAGAAGATAGAATCCTATGAAAAtattgggcttagaaaaaatatattggtAAAATGATAAATCCCGGCCAAAAATGCGAAAATACATTAAAAATCGCAAATACCGAACAAAACTATTACACATAAATTATAGTATAGCCCTTACACCAGGAACATAAGTAATACACAACTAATACAACTTAGTTCTCACATCATAAACATCAAATTGTAACTTTCTGACGTATGTGCCGTATGGCAGTGTTATTGTATTATGTAATCATACTTGAATGAATTATCACTGGCCTTTATTGTACATACCTTTTTACCCCACATATTCTTATCTCCCTCCGATGGTCTGCCTTCATCAGCTACGTGACAAAGGGTATATACGACACGTCTAGTCTTACATATTCATAAATGTCTACTTTTTATGTATTACATGTTCAAACGTTACTACTTACAATGTCATTACTGCAATTCTTAATCCTATGTGACATCACGCTACCAGCTTCTTAGATTGAAGTCACCTCTCGCTACCACCTTTTCAGGGAGATGCGACCCCTCGCTGTCAGCGTTTCAGATTGATGCAACCTCTCATTGCCACCTTTTCAAAGCAATGTGACCACACGCTACCGACTACTCAGAGTCTAGTGACCGCTCGCTACAAGAAGACATCCAATGCATGCATTATATCCAAATTACATACCTGCACTTGGTCCGTACACCATCGATCCCTGCTTATAAAATGCGAGGCCGAGACAATGAGAAGGTCATGACATCACAGTTTTTTGAAAAACCACTAGCATCTGATACTTAATACCACACCATGGCTGCCTCCTAAGTAGACATTTCTTGTGGATATCCAAATTCTCAATGATAGCCTTACAGACTATGAGGGAGACCTAGGCAAAAAGTGACGatgtgttcaaggaggagaacCTGAACAAAATACTGTCGAAATGATAGACCATGACCCGTTGTCCCTGTTTCACCATGGAGGAATGACGATGAATGGTAAGATCTGTGACATCCATGGACCTAAAGACGCACTTGTTAGAGTCCCGTCAGAGATATATCAGCATGTGCGAAATTGCCAACATAGCAAAGTGTTTTAGCAAGCGAGCACACACCATATTTATGCACCCTCAGTAGTACGAGAAGCACAATAAGGTACATTCATCATTATTACATGTCTCGGTTatttgtttggttacacttctaagacacgtttatatttttgtttgctCTTTTTGTATACTAGGTATTCCCTCTTGATTAAGAGTTGCTGAACTAACCCATCAAGAACTTTTAAGGGCTGCAACTACTCTTTAGTGACAGCTACCTACCCGGACATAACTGGAGACACAGAGGTGGTCATTCGA
Protein-coding regions in this window:
- the LOC133895661 gene encoding UDP-glycosyltransferase 89B2-like, which gives rise to MDMPQPTCASNGDGKPHVLVVPYPAQGHMLPLLDLAALLAARGLAITVAVTAGNAPLLAPLLAAWPSVGTVTLPFPSSPLLPVGCGENTKDLPGHLFRPFMASLAALRAPLLSWCNAQSRRVTVIVSELFTGWTQPLAAELGVPHVTFSSAGVLYLALSHSLWRHVPRRRRPDDDDEAVTFPEIPGSPSFPWRQLSGLFRQHVAGDEVSEAIRQFFLWNLDSAYFVANSFSALEAAYVERSLPDLMAKRVFAVGPLSDAVGPCSDRGGKSAVPRANVASWLNAFGDGSVVYISFGTQHALSPAQAACVADALAKSSAAFVWVVRSGTAVPDGFEAATASRGMVIRGWAPQVEILRHRAVGWFLTHCGWNSVLEAAAAGVAMLTWPMGADQFTNAFLLAEAGVAVPVAEGAETVPDAGQVANAIAKAIGKEGKPVRERAVELGLKAAAAVAKGGSSRSDLEDLVRMLTMVV